The bacterium sequence TCAATGTAAGTCCAGGTATCATAAGGTCAGTAACTTTAATATATCCAAGGTCTAAAAGAATATCTCTCGTATCGTTGCCTACAAGGTCAGAACCCCAATCCATTTCATCAATCAGTCGTATCATTGCCTGGACATTGTCAGTTAGGTCAGCAGTTACATATACCCTTATACTTGTCTGAAAGAAGTTTTGTGACTTTTCATTTGCTGGTCCAACATTAAAGTTTGGTCTTAAAACCCCATACATTGTTATATCTCCACCTACTTTTACGCTTTCAACAGCAGCAAAAGAAGGTGATATTAAAGCAACAGCGAATATAACCGCCATTACCTTTAATATTTTGTTCCTCATTTTTATCTCCTTTTGTTATCTATTGTCATCCGCCTTTTAGACATAATAAGCGGGTCAGTTGTTCTGTCTCTGCTTTTCTTTCTCCTCTACGCTTTCGCCTTTTTTCACTTTTTTCACCTCCTTTTCGGCATATTAAACATAGAGAGAAAAGCAAATCGTTGTTAGTTTTATTATACCCTATCTTTTTAATTTGTCAAGTGTTTCTTTAATCTTTCTTTTAAATCCCCCTCATCCCCACCTTCTCCCCATCGGGGAGAAGGATGAAATCCCTCTTAATCTCCCTTTAATAAAGGGAGAAGAAACTCCTTCCTTTGAAAAAGGAAGGTTAGGATGGATTTAGAAATCTCCCTAAAAATCCCCTCTAACCCCCCTTTAATAAAGGGGAGGAATTGGGGGGATTTGCCTCACCCTAACCCTCTCCCACTATGGGAGAGGGAATGGGTGAGATGCCTTTGTGCCTTGCACTTCTACTCGCCACTCTACTCTCTCTTTTCAGTCAACACAGTTGACTGACCTTTGTTTCTATTATACCTGCTCTTTTTATATTGTCAAGTCATTTATTCTTAATTTGTCCTCTCCTAATTTTTTTATTCTATGAAATTCTTTATATTGTCAAGGTTCTTTTACAGCTTATTTTTACCTTATAAAAAATGTCCTGTCAATAGGATTTTAATTAAATAATTTTCTTCTTAAATATTTTATTACCTCAAAAAGCAATTTCACTTTTTAATTTTAAATTACTACCTTATTATAGTGCCTCATAAGGAAGATTTTCCTGCTATATGCTTAATATCAATTTCGTATGCCCTTATATTAGTTTCTCTTTCCGTTTTTTCTCACTTTCCTGTTAAATTTTTTATTTCCGCTGCTATCTGGTCAAAAAAAGCATTGTAAAATTTTTCATCCTCAATTGTTTTTTCTGTTTGTGTTTGTGAAGCATCTGTTCCTGTGGGTACTGGGATTAACAGCAACATTGTTGTTCTTCTTGAAGTATAAGTTTTTTTTGTAATCTGGGTTGCATTAAGAAAAATCTGCGTTCTGTCATTTTCATATGGTTGAAGATTTACTTGAAGAACAACATTTACAGTTAATGCCTTTTTTTCAAAACTTTTTGTTGCCTGTATCTGAGATTGATTTTCTTCTTTTTCTATGGCAAAGTTATTTTTTAGAAGTGTCTGTTTTAATGCTAACCAGCATGTCTCTGTTGAAGCATTATATATCCTTGTATTAATATCTTTGTTTGAAAAAACTTCCTTTGATGGTTTGAAAGTAGCACATCCCGTTCCCAGAACCATAATTCCAAGAATAACACTTACTAACTTATCCAATCCCCTCATTTTTCCTCCTCTTTTGGACAACAGTACTGCCAAAATTGGCTAAGAGCTTTTATAATGCATTTCTTTGTCTTTTAAGGTTTTTATAAGTATTTATATCCCTCCCCTTTTTTTATATATTTTTTTGACACTATCTCCATTCCGTCACTGCCAGAATTTTGGTACCTGTTCATTTCCCCCTCACCCATACCCTCTCCCCTATGGGGAGAGGGCGAGAGTGAGGGGTGTTTTCATCTTTCTTTCATCTATTTTTTGACACTACCTTGAATAATATAATATTTGTATTATTCGTAAGTTGAGTAATAATATGGTGTTTCTGCTTCAAATTCTCCTGCACAGGTATCTACAAGTTTATAATCAACCACTATTTTATAATTTTCTCTTATGTCTCTGATTTCTCTTTCATCCCTTCCTGTTAGTTTGCCAATCTGTCTATCTGAAAATCCATACTCTTTTGCTTTTTTCATCAGTTTTTCAGAAATTTTACCTTTTGTTTTTTTAATTTCTTCTTCAACTGAAATTATTTCGGACATATTATAAAGAAACCACTTATCAATTTTAGTAAGTTGATAAATTTTGTCTAATGTCCAGTTTCTTTTAATTGCTTCTTTTATATAGAATAACCTTTTTGAATTTGGTTTTTTTAATCCCTCTTCAAGTTCACCAATTAAATTTATATCTTCAAGTCCAAAATATTTTTCTTCTAAACTTCTTAATGCTTTTTGTAATGCTTCTTTAAAAGTTCTACCTATTGACATAACTTCTCCAACTGATTTCATAGAAGTTGTTAAAATGTCCTCTGCTCCTTTGAATTTTTCAAATGTGAATTTTGGAATTTTTACGACACAATAGTCAATAGATGGTTCAAAACAGGATGGGGTTTTTTTTGTTATATCATTTGGTATTTCTTCAAGTAAATACCCAACCGCAAGTTTAGCAGTAATTTTTGCAATAGGAA is a genomic window containing:
- a CDS encoding DUF2242 domain-containing protein, producing MRGLDKLVSVILGIMVLGTGCATFKPSKEVFSNKDINTRIYNASTETCWLALKQTLLKNNFAIEKEENQSQIQATKSFEKKALTVNVVLQVNLQPYENDRTQIFLNATQITKKTYTSRRTTMLLLIPVPTGTDASQTQTEKTIEDEKFYNAFFDQIAAEIKNLTGK